A window of Ananas comosus cultivar F153 linkage group 11, ASM154086v1, whole genome shotgun sequence genomic DNA:
CTGGTTTGGTCGATGCTGCTTCGAACCACCTCTCTCCCCCCTTGGGCCCGCCCCCAACTAGCCTGGTCCCCCGGTGGCTTTCCCTCATGTCACGTTGAATCTGCTTCGTCTCACCTGGGTCCCTGATTTACCTGACTCTTCTCAGCCGGCGAGGTCCGAGCCCATCTCCTGCTACTCCCCCAGCACCAGCCCGTTTCCTCTTCGACCTGTCTTTACTGAGCCTAGGCCCCCCTCCGCGCTCTCTTTGGACTCCACTTTGCTCGGGCTGTCTCGGGCCGTTGATCGACCCTCCCCTACGGATCGCCAGTCTCGGGCCGTGGACCGAGCCTCCCCAACGGATCGCCAAGGCTTGGGCAATTGCTCTGACCATGCCATGCCCACCTTCTTAAGGCGAAGCTCAAGGCTTGCTGCCAAAGGCCGAGGGATGAAGATGTCACCCCTACAAAGAGCTCGGGACTTATTGAGCAGGAAGCTTAAGTTTACGAGGCCTTCTTACAAAACGGCGCGCTTGCCTACCTCCTCGAAGTCCCCAACCTCTGTTGTCGAGCCTCTGATCGACGACCCTCTCGAGGCTGCTAATGATCCTTCTCTCCCCTCATCCTCCCAGCATCCCCCGAGATCGTCTGCTAATCCGGACCCTTCGAGAGCTACCTCTCTACCACTCACTACTGATGATATCAAGAAGATGTCCTCCTGCGGGATCATCGATCAGACGGTTGGCCCACCCGCTGCTCAGCACGCCCTCCTAGCTGCTACCTCGACCTCCCTTGGGAATCTCACCGAGAGAGCGTAACCCCTAGTCGGGCCTCCATGTCGAGATCCTCTTGTTCTATGGTTAGAAACAGGGTATATCAGTTTTTGTCTTGGAATGTACGGGGGCTCAATGACCCCGCCAAATGTACGGTTGTCAGGAATTTTATCCGTAATAGTAAGTGTTGCGTCGTCTGCTTACAAGAGACCAAACTCCCTTCCATTTCGCGTGCTAAATTTTTTACCTTCTGTGCATTTCATTTGGTAGATTTTCGTTCTGTTGGTGCTACTGGGGCCAAGGGGGGCCTACTCACAGCCTGGAATCCTTCTCTTTTCGATCTCATTGATGAACGGGCTgacactttttctctctctgttgCCCTGCGAAGGAAATCGGATGGAAGGGTACTCTCGGTCTCCAACATCTATGGTCCTGCTTGTGCTACTTTTCAGCAAGAATTTTTCCGGCAACTCAGATCCCTCGAGCATTTTTCTAGAGGGGTTTGGGTCGCATTGGGGGATTTCAATACTCTCCTCTCACCTCTCGACAAAAATGGGACCCTATCGAGCCCCACTCACACTCTGTTGTTCAAGGAGCTCGTCAGAGATTTAGGCCTATTCGATCTCCCCCTCTTAAACAAATCCTATACCTGGACCAATGCTAGGCGCTCTCCCACTCTCGAGCGGCTCGATCGCGCTCTCATCTCGCAGGATTGGCAACTTCTCTTTCCCCTCTCCTTCTTAAGAGCGCTTCCCCGGCCCCGATCCGATTACTCGCCGATTGTCCTCTCGGCGCATACTTTTATGCCGTCACCTAATCTGTTCAGGTTCGAATCCTTCTGGTTCCGGTGCCCGTCCATTGGTAGCATCATCAACCAAGCCTGGAGCTCGTCGGGGCCCTACTCGAACCTCGTTCAGCGTTTTGCCTCGAGAATCAAGAGCGTCCAACTGGCCCTCCGATCTTGGTCGGCGGGGCTCACCACTTTAATCAAGGTTGAGTCTGACTTATCCCTCGCCTGGATTGATTGGCTCGATCGGGCTGAGGGAACCAGGGCCTTGACTGAAGCAAAGTGCAGGTTGCGGCCTCTCCTTAATACCGTTACGAGGAGCTCTGCTTGCTGGAGGAGATTAAATGGAAACAGCGGTCTAGAATTCATTGGCTTCGGGCCGGTGACGCAAACTCTAAATTCTTTCACCGCAAAGCCTCCTGCCGCAGGATTTCGAACTCGATCACTCAGCTAGCTGATGGTACCTCTTCATTCTCTACCCCCGTTTCTATCGCTAACCACTTGTTCTCATTCTACCACAGTTGCCTTGGAGTCGAGCAGCCGCCTCGCGCGACTGTCAATCTGGTCTCTCTCTACGGCGGAGAGGACTTTGATCTTTCTAGTCTCCAAGCCCCCTTCACTGTTGACGAAGTTGAGTTGGCCATCTTTCTTTGTGCACCGGATAAGGTCCCGGGCCCGGATGGCTTCCCGATGCTCTTCTACCAAAGATTCTGGAGCATCCTCAAGGCGGACGTCATGGAGTTATTCGAGTGCTTTTATAATGGGACCTTGGACCTGAGTGGACTTAACTGCAGCTGGATCTGCCCTATCCCAAAGAAAAAATCTGTTGTCTCCGCAAGGGATCTTCGGCCAATTAGTCTGGTACACAGTTTGCCCAAGATCTTCTCGAAAGTGTTTACAACCAGACTTCAATGCTTTATGGATAAGCTTATCAACCTCTTTCAAGGGGCATTCATCAAAGGCCGCTATATCTTCGATAACTTTCTTACTGCGCATATCCTTATCCATCATCTTCACAACTCCAAACAGCAGGCGGCCCTCCTCAAAATCGATTTCGAGCGCGATCACATCAATTGGCACTTCCTTTTGGAGCTGCTTTGAGTGAGAGGCTTTGGCAACCGTTGGATATCTTGGATATCTTCTCTTTTGCTGTCTACATCCTCGGCGGTTCTTCTTAACGGGCTACCAGGCAAATCGTTCGCTTGTAGACGGGTCTACGAAAGTGAGATCCTCTCTCCCCCTTCCTTTTCATTTTATGTGTGGATGCCCTCTTTAGAATGATACACTTAGCTACAACCTCGAATTCTCTGTCGGCTGTGGGAATTGGCGACACCAAGATACATACCCTGCAATTTGCTGACGATTTAATCCTGTTCTTTGACGGGTCCTGTTGGTCTGCTGCGGCGATTAAACTTATCCTCGACGCCTTCTCTGAAAACTCTGGCCTGAAGATCAATTACCAGAAAAGCGCCGTCATCCTTATTAATCTTACAAGTGCGCAAGCCTCGGATCTGACGGATACTTTGGGATGCTCCATGCAAGGCTTTCCATTCACCTACTTGGGCCTGTCGCTTTCCCCGAAGAAGCTTCGAAAGACGGATTACTTCCCCTTGATCGAAAAGCTGGATAATCGCCTGGCTGGCTGGAAGGGTTTCCTCCTATCGAGAGGTGGACGCCTTGTTCTGCTAAACTCATCTCTCTCTAGTATCCCAATGTACTTTTGCTCAGCCTTTGCTCTGCCTTCTTGGGTCATTAAGGCTATTGATCAAATTCGCCGGAGCTTTTTTTGGAGGGGCAAAAAACTAAAGAATGGCTTCTATTGTCTTGTTAACTGGGATGAAGTGTGCCGCCCCAAATGTTATGGTGGCATCGGGATCCATAATCTACATTCCATGAATGTCGCCTTACTGATGAAGATGTTATGGAAATTCTACAACTCTCGCTCTCTACCCTGGGTTCGATTATTAATCTAGAAACACTACAGGCGCATGGCTCCATCCCTGGGTGCGCCCAAACTTTCGGATTGCTGCCCCATCTGGCGAGATATTCTTTCCGTTGCAATGCCCTTCCTAACCTCCGTGGAGTTTCAGCTCAGAAATGGTATTGCAACGTCGTTTTGGCATGCACGGTGGTGTGGAGAACTAGCCCCTAGAAATCGCTTTCCTAACCTATTTGCTGTGGCTAAGCACTGGCATCTCTTGGTCTCCGCCTGGTTCTGTCGCTTTGCCACTCGTGCAAATTTGGGATTTCCTGCCCCGCTTGGCCGATTGGAGCACCTAGAGCTCCAACACCTCATCACTTTGACACGCTCGTTTCCGATCTCGGACAACATCGACGACTCCCCTTCGTGGCGCTAGACCAACTTGGGTACATTCTCGGTCCGAAGCGCTTATGCTTTCTTATCTTATGATGGCGTCACCAACTCCAAAATCACTTTCCTCTGGAAGCTCAAGATTCCACTAAGAATCAAGATTTTCTTGTGCCTTGCTGCGTGGAACAAACTTCTCACTGCCTGTTTTCTTGCCAAGCGGGGATGGCAAGGACCCTCCATCTGCGTCCTTTGCTACTCCGATGCGGAAATGATTGATCATCTACTCTTCCTCTGCCCATTTGCTAGAGACCTTCGGAACTTCCTGCTCGGGCCCAGCACGCGGATGCAGCAGGTTTTGGCCAGCACAACTGGGCAGCTGGGGGATCGTTGGAAAAGAGCTAGAGGATGCCTATCGAGGCAGCAACTGGCATTCTTAGACGCGGCTTTCTCTGCATGCTCCTCGGAACTTTGGAACGAGCGGAACAGGCGGCTCTTCGACAATCATCTCATGCTCCATAGCGACTTGGGACAGAACATTCTTTCCACAGTGCGACTGTGGAACGCGGCATTGGGAGCGCCGGGGACCTAGAACAACTCACCACCGAGGCTATATCTGTCGCTGCTACTGCTGCGGGGTTTTCGCCACATGCTAAGACGCCGAGGCCCCTCACCGTGCCCCAATTAGCTCTGATGTGCCTTGTTGTGTTTTGTATGTTGTGTTTTGTATGCCTGTGCTGGTTCCCCTCTACCCAACCTTGGATCCTTCTTTGCCTAGCATTTTTTTGTACCTCCCTTtctcaaatagggtatatccctgcttaataaaaaaaaaaagacaccagaatttttaattttgataattaaattctctaaattttataaagtaGTTCAATAGGCATCTCTCTTCAACTAAAGTTACATATTATGAATTTGATTGGGCCGTCTATTTCGTAAGCATCATAaacatttattattttagacaaaatCTAATGATTTATTAAGAAAtactggcaaaaaaaaaaaaaaatgtaaaacaaaTCTCCCTAATAGACCAATTTAAAGCttctatcaagtttttttttatttttttgttatctttgtttattttgttattttttatgttaaaatgaGTTCACTATATGTTCTATcgcttttaattaatatttttttaacaagtttcatataaaattataagttattGCTTTTAGtgtaaacaaattgaaaaaaaaagaagaatagttGAGGGGTGGtcgttgaaaaaaaaaagaaatttaatataatataaagaatgaaattttttttttataaagtacAGTACCTTAGTGTGTCATTTAAGTCAAGTAAAAAATGTAAACTTTTGTTTACAAAAGATTAAATGAATTTCAGGTGCTCTTTGTACATTTTCCCCTTAATCTATAGACCTCTATTATTGGATATGAGCACAGTAATTTCTCCctaaaaaaagtttagaatgcATCAGTTATATTGCTGATATGGTGTCCCCAATCAATCACATTATCCTCTTAGATTCACCTGTTCtatcataattaataaaaaaataggataaacttcaaataccacccatgtggcttcgtactttctcactttagtattttgtggtttaaaatatataaagttattACCATATGGTTCCTCCATTaatatttgttaaattatatacaaaaaactttagataccccacctaggtttatcgaattttaactttgtcaccctttagttttaactctgTCAtgaatttaacgaaaaaaaaattaatggaatgaataataaaagaagaaaaataaaatcatagggtactaaagtaaaaaaagtacgaaaccacggaaataatatttgaaggtttttcaaaaaaatatttttattttatttttctctagaGTAAAAGAAAATATGATGTTGGTTGCTGATTACGTGATGTGTAAGCGTTGAAAGGTACACTTCCTCCGTGGACGTGGGGGAGGCCGGATTAATTCGCCGGTCGGCGATAATTGAGTGCTGTTGGTTGTTGCAGAAGGCGGACAAATTTGACCCGTAAGCCTTCTCTATCAGAATTAATGCCTTCGGCTTCAACCGAATGATTGGAGTCGCAGGTATTTCGAGTTGCAACAATCAAAATATGCGCAAGTTAATAAAACCAACACTATTGGAACTCCactcaaataaaataacaatCTAATCATGCGGGGTAATAAAATGTGCTGCACAATTAACTCCCGATATCacattgtcggccgccaacgtgatccCCGCGAAGTTAGAAATTGTAGCACGGAGGACTTGAACTTAATTAAGAGCTTAATTAGGCATAGCTTCACAAAGAGATCACCCCCGTACCGACCACCCAGCAACGTAGACTTAATTAATGCATGGCTTCTTAATTTTGTCGCTCTGCGGCTTCATTAACACAAGT
This region includes:
- the LOC109717514 gene encoding uncharacterized protein LOC109717514 — protein: MSRSSCSMVRNRVYQFLSWNVRGLNDPAKYFRSVGATGAKGGLLTAWNPSLFDLIDERADTFSLSVALRRKSDGRVLSVSNIYGPACATFQQEFFRQLRSLEHFSRGVWVALGDFNTLLSPLDKNGTLSSPTHTLLFKELVRDLGLFDLPLLNKSYTWTNARRSPTLERLDRALISQDWQLLFPLSFLRALPRPRSDYSPIVLSAHTFMPSPNLFRFESFWFRCPSIGSIINQAWSSSGPYSNLVQRFASRIKSVQLALRSWSAGLTTLIKVESDLSLAWIDWLDRAEGTRALTEAKCSCLGVEQPPRATVNLVSLYGGEDFDLSSLQAPFTVDEVELAIFLCAPDKVPGPDGFPMLFYQRFWSILKADVMELFECFYNGTLDLSGLNCSWICPIPKKKSVVSARDLRPISLVHSLPKIFSKVFTTRLQCFMDKLINLFQGAFIKGRYIFDNFLTAHILIHHLHNSKQQAALLKIDFERDHINWHFLLELL